One stretch of Natronobacterium gregoryi SP2 DNA includes these proteins:
- a CDS encoding MFS transporter yields MPVRTLLERVLALFAVDRRVLALAFARMADGIGNSFLIVVIPLYVGSDIIGGATFGLEEAMIIGVILSLFGFLNSSFQPLTGRLSDRFGQRRRFILIGLAGLAVTNLTYVFAETYTHLVVIRGLQGISVAFIIPASVALVNELATTGNRGGNMGVYNTFRLIGFGAGPVAAGAVVNLGPYTLPGGATVTGYDAAFYVATAAATLSYLLVTVLITDPESTRANAGADLSIDVFDRSGSNLFDPIFTLGVASLFMATAIALFATIQPQVNERLGQGATWFGLQFAGFVVAQILLQTPIGRACDRYGRRPFIVGGMVLLIPSTLAQGFVPTSETMFLARLVQGVAGAMVFAPSLALAGDLAGEGESGSKLSVLTMAFGFGIAIGPLSSGALIGYGFAVPFLFGTVVAAVGAILVYTQVEETLETTAPVPVVGDD; encoded by the coding sequence GTGCCAGTACGAACCCTCCTCGAGAGAGTTCTCGCGTTGTTCGCCGTCGACCGACGAGTGCTCGCGCTCGCGTTTGCACGGATGGCCGACGGGATCGGCAACTCGTTTCTGATCGTCGTCATCCCGCTGTACGTCGGCAGCGACATCATCGGCGGCGCGACGTTCGGACTCGAGGAGGCGATGATCATCGGAGTCATCCTCTCGTTGTTCGGGTTTCTCAACAGTAGTTTCCAGCCGCTGACGGGCCGTCTCTCGGATCGGTTCGGGCAGCGAAGACGGTTTATCCTGATCGGTCTTGCGGGGCTGGCGGTCACGAACCTGACGTACGTGTTCGCAGAGACGTACACCCATCTCGTCGTCATCCGTGGGTTGCAGGGAATTAGCGTCGCGTTCATCATCCCGGCGTCGGTCGCGCTGGTCAACGAACTCGCGACAACGGGCAACCGCGGCGGGAACATGGGCGTCTACAACACGTTCCGACTCATCGGGTTCGGTGCGGGTCCGGTTGCGGCTGGCGCGGTTGTCAACCTCGGCCCCTATACGCTGCCGGGTGGGGCGACGGTAACAGGCTACGACGCCGCGTTCTACGTCGCGACTGCGGCGGCTACGCTCAGCTACCTGCTGGTAACCGTGCTGATCACCGACCCCGAGTCGACTCGAGCCAACGCGGGTGCAGACCTCTCGATCGACGTCTTCGATCGATCGGGGTCGAACCTGTTCGATCCGATCTTCACGCTCGGCGTCGCCTCGCTGTTCATGGCGACTGCGATCGCGCTGTTTGCGACGATCCAGCCCCAGGTCAACGAGCGACTCGGCCAGGGGGCGACCTGGTTTGGCCTGCAGTTCGCGGGATTCGTCGTCGCCCAGATCCTGTTGCAGACGCCGATCGGACGGGCCTGCGACCGCTATGGTCGCCGCCCGTTCATCGTCGGCGGGATGGTGCTTTTGATTCCCTCGACGCTCGCTCAGGGGTTCGTCCCTACCTCGGAGACGATGTTTCTCGCACGGTTGGTCCAGGGAGTTGCCGGTGCGATGGTGTTTGCACCCTCGCTCGCACTTGCTGGTGACCTCGCTGGTGAGGGCGAATCCGGTTCGAAGCTCTCCGTGCTGACGATGGCCTTTGGCTTTGGAATCGCCATCGGACCACTTTCTTCCGGTGCGCTGATCGGCTACGGGTTCGCGGTGCCGTTTCTCTTCGGGACCGTCGTCGCTGCAGTTGGTGCGATCCTCGTCTACACCCAAGTCGAGGAGACGCTCGAGACCACCGCACCGGTGCCGGTCGTCGGTGATGACTAA
- a CDS encoding PUA domain-containing protein, producing the protein MREPADGNAGLPTLRTIADYQFGAGAGEALFPPADSLRLKRTSSGRPQQIHADAGRVASFGIDGRFTLGLEGGRRLATALESPAYRVVVDDESEPFVRDEKNVFAKFVLEAGAEIRPGDEVLVEHENGELLAVGRAELDAAAIADFETGMAVSVREGAPADS; encoded by the coding sequence ATGAGAGAACCAGCCGACGGGAACGCGGGACTGCCGACGTTACGGACGATCGCCGACTACCAGTTCGGTGCTGGTGCGGGCGAGGCACTGTTCCCGCCTGCAGACTCGCTGCGTCTCAAGCGAACCTCTTCAGGCCGACCACAGCAGATTCACGCCGATGCCGGCCGCGTCGCCTCGTTCGGCATCGACGGCCGGTTCACGCTCGGACTCGAAGGCGGTCGCCGTCTCGCTACAGCACTCGAGTCGCCAGCCTACAGAGTCGTCGTCGACGACGAGAGCGAACCCTTCGTCCGCGACGAAAAGAACGTCTTCGCGAAGTTCGTCCTCGAGGCGGGCGCTGAGATCCGACCGGGTGATGAGGTACTGGTCGAACACGAGAACGGGGAGTTACTTGCTGTGGGACGCGCCGAACTCGACGCGGCCGCCATCGCGGACTTCGAGACGGGGATGGCAGTCAGCGTCCGCGAAGGCGCGCCAGCGGATAGCTGA
- a CDS encoding transcription factor S → MEFCDECGSMMKADDGRWECGSCGYTEPKGDADQYVVTDSQEASEIIESSEETSLPETDAHCPECGHDRAYWYMQQIRAADESETRFFICSECEHKWREDDN, encoded by the coding sequence ATGGAATTTTGCGACGAATGCGGTTCGATGATGAAGGCCGACGACGGGCGCTGGGAATGCGGTAGCTGTGGTTATACGGAACCGAAAGGCGACGCCGACCAGTACGTGGTCACGGATAGTCAGGAAGCCAGCGAGATCATCGAATCTTCCGAGGAGACATCGTTGCCCGAGACCGACGCTCACTGTCCCGAGTGTGGACACGACCGTGCCTACTGGTACATGCAACAGATCCGCGCAGCCGACGAGTCCGAGACGCGTTTCTTCATCTGCTCCGAGTGCGAACACAAGTGGCGCGAAGACGACAACTAG
- a CDS encoding GNAT family N-acetyltransferase, whose product MFTDTLETDSLVLQQFGRDHVDVFELYDLFAESREDVADVFEYVPQEPYATVKEAHEQLTEAESKWSDHEAAQYAVYTADGELAGYTGLFLEWPRRTGRIGFILGKPYWGNGYAGECATALTELAFERLDLEVVAIGYEDGNERSQRALEKFIERVGGQYEGCLRNWTPIGDDVEDHHRYTVTRAEFQQARNHT is encoded by the coding sequence ATGTTTACCGACACGCTCGAGACCGACTCGCTCGTCCTGCAGCAGTTCGGTCGCGATCACGTCGACGTTTTCGAACTGTACGACCTTTTCGCCGAGTCGCGCGAGGACGTCGCGGACGTGTTCGAGTACGTTCCACAGGAGCCGTACGCGACGGTGAAGGAAGCCCACGAGCAGTTGACCGAGGCGGAGTCGAAGTGGAGCGACCACGAGGCCGCACAGTACGCCGTCTACACGGCGGACGGCGAACTCGCGGGTTACACTGGGCTGTTCCTCGAGTGGCCGCGACGCACGGGTCGGATCGGGTTCATCCTCGGCAAGCCGTACTGGGGGAACGGCTACGCGGGCGAGTGTGCAACGGCGCTGACCGAACTCGCGTTCGAACGCCTCGACCTCGAGGTCGTCGCGATTGGATACGAGGATGGGAACGAACGCTCCCAGCGTGCACTCGAGAAGTTCATCGAGCGCGTCGGCGGACAATACGAGGGCTGTTTGCGCAACTGGACGCCGATCGGCGACGACGTCGAAGACCACCATCGGTACACGGTGACTCGAGCGGAGTTCCAACAGGCACGAAATCACACGTAA
- a CDS encoding aminoacyl--tRNA ligase-related protein, with translation MRRSETLLFTSREADGHENETVARTLRAGLVRQFGSGRYGFTPTGQRVRENVVAVVQREMDAIGGQRISLPSLNDSGIWRRSGRWESFEGEMFTLENRDGKRMCLSPSHEEGVAHLVDGVVRSYDDLPLLLYQVESKYRDDHARNGLVRTKEFTMKDAYSLHARRDSLSEYYDRVREAYVRIFDALELEFAVTRADNSVMGGSSSEEFVAVADEGTVALRRCSAADCRFGVTDESPRSDLSAGDACPDCGERLEAGEGIEIGHVFELGTRYSEPMGFTVDTADGGERDVVMGSYGIGIERLVHTLVEQHGDADGCRWPDTAVGTVAPFDVSIVPLEYDGDLREVADRLYESLEGDVLLFDDREATIGERFAESDLLGVPWKVILGNRFRETGEVELESRDGDTRYVSLEDVTATLEDGPGTVAQSTE, from the coding sequence ATGCGGCGTAGCGAGACGCTCCTGTTCACGAGCCGCGAGGCCGACGGTCACGAGAACGAGACCGTCGCACGGACGTTACGGGCCGGACTGGTCCGGCAGTTCGGCAGCGGACGCTACGGCTTCACGCCCACAGGCCAGCGCGTCCGCGAGAACGTAGTCGCCGTCGTCCAGCGAGAGATGGACGCCATCGGCGGCCAGCGAATCAGTCTCCCCTCGCTGAACGACAGCGGGATCTGGCGACGGAGCGGCCGCTGGGAGAGCTTCGAGGGCGAGATGTTTACCCTCGAGAACCGCGACGGGAAACGGATGTGTCTGTCTCCCTCCCACGAGGAAGGCGTCGCACACCTCGTCGACGGCGTCGTTCGCTCCTACGACGACCTGCCTCTCCTGCTGTACCAGGTCGAGTCGAAGTACCGGGACGACCACGCGCGAAACGGCCTCGTCCGGACGAAGGAGTTCACGATGAAAGACGCCTACAGCCTCCACGCGAGACGCGACTCGCTGTCGGAGTATTACGACCGGGTTCGGGAGGCCTACGTCCGGATCTTCGACGCGCTCGAACTCGAGTTCGCCGTCACCAGGGCCGACAACAGCGTCATGGGGGGCTCGAGTTCGGAGGAGTTCGTCGCAGTCGCCGACGAGGGGACCGTCGCCCTGCGCCGGTGTTCCGCGGCGGACTGTCGGTTCGGCGTCACCGACGAGTCGCCCCGAAGCGACCTGTCGGCCGGCGACGCCTGCCCCGACTGCGGCGAGCGACTCGAGGCCGGCGAGGGGATCGAGATCGGCCACGTCTTCGAACTCGGGACGCGGTACTCCGAGCCCATGGGCTTCACCGTCGACACGGCCGACGGCGGCGAACGCGACGTGGTGATGGGGAGCTACGGCATCGGAATCGAACGGCTCGTCCACACCCTCGTCGAACAGCACGGCGACGCGGACGGCTGTCGCTGGCCCGATACCGCTGTCGGCACCGTCGCTCCCTTCGACGTCTCGATCGTTCCCCTCGAGTACGACGGCGACCTCCGCGAGGTGGCCGATCGACTGTACGAGTCCCTCGAGGGCGACGTGCTCCTGTTCGACGACCGCGAGGCGACGATCGGCGAGCGGTTCGCCGAGAGCGACCTGCTGGGGGTTCCCTGGAAGGTGATTCTTGGAAATCGGTTCCGGGAAACCGGCGAGGTCGAACTCGAGTCGCGAGACGGTGACACGCGATACGTCTCACTCGAGGACGTCACCGCTACACTCGAGGACGGACCCGGAACCGTAGCGCAATCGACGGAGTAA
- a CDS encoding phosphate-starvation-inducible PsiE family protein, whose product MDIDLPRVTGPSITAMRWLVLTTAYFTLILFLIGVFDLLLGLWTLITSGEFTDPVAVVELLDTVLLLLIIVEVHRTLIAYARDEPVVQIVIGAAIIAISREIISFRIDEFDTATDALTAASGFGILLIGLVIAYFVVRYTENEDSGYEH is encoded by the coding sequence TTGGATATAGATCTGCCACGGGTCACTGGTCCCTCGATAACTGCAATGCGGTGGCTCGTGCTGACAACTGCATACTTTACTCTCATCTTGTTTCTCATTGGAGTGTTCGATTTGTTGCTCGGGCTGTGGACGCTTATCACGAGTGGTGAATTTACTGACCCGGTTGCCGTAGTCGAGCTTCTGGACACAGTACTCTTGTTGTTGATTATTGTTGAGGTTCATCGGACGCTGATTGCGTATGCTCGTGACGAGCCGGTCGTCCAAATCGTGATCGGTGCCGCGATCATTGCAATCTCCCGTGAAATAATTAGTTTTCGAATTGACGAGTTCGATACGGCCACCGATGCACTCACCGCTGCTAGCGGATTCGGCATTCTCCTCATCGGACTCGTGATCGCATATTTCGTCGTCAGGTACACCGAAAACGAGGACTCTGGGTACGAGCACTAG
- a CDS encoding DUF5787 family protein, which yields MTAVSRYTAEFGFELRTCWWAEREWPPEETTESTVFVARQLGTGRRRWDTIVLECDPDALRQRATFGPDRLDGDLLHVVRNAPAEWTYYRDALPDPGYPWRYVRESIHRADDRGILETHKEGNRIQIRRKWPYPDWLERIVAIENKPDLDRSAARRLGTQLEYDVAIGLADEVWVATRTTGESVEPVLLEDLPVEAGVLAFDPETLETEVAWYPRTLAVEEPGTRILERPDGGSRDGSAARFEYVDPEWKAERRLAIAERAYERGWRSFADTMRPDCRHFQLREQDGQLLPYCGAKDHQPTARECSGDCPDYEPEPPAWRTKGWPIEGGPGKRFKKLLADRRRRRRPGLDSTSG from the coding sequence ATGACAGCCGTGAGCCGGTACACCGCCGAATTCGGGTTCGAGCTACGAACCTGCTGGTGGGCGGAACGGGAGTGGCCGCCCGAAGAGACGACGGAGTCGACCGTCTTCGTCGCCCGACAGCTCGGCACCGGACGCCGGCGCTGGGACACGATCGTCCTCGAGTGCGACCCCGACGCCCTCCGCCAGCGCGCGACGTTCGGTCCGGATCGACTCGACGGCGACCTCCTGCACGTCGTCCGAAACGCGCCCGCGGAGTGGACCTACTACCGCGACGCCCTCCCGGACCCGGGCTACCCGTGGCGCTACGTCCGCGAATCGATCCACCGCGCCGACGACCGCGGGATTCTCGAGACGCACAAGGAGGGCAACCGCATCCAGATTCGTCGCAAGTGGCCCTATCCCGACTGGCTCGAGCGGATCGTCGCCATCGAGAACAAGCCCGACCTCGACCGGTCTGCGGCCCGGCGACTCGGGACACAACTCGAGTACGACGTCGCAATCGGGCTGGCCGACGAGGTCTGGGTCGCGACCCGGACGACAGGTGAGTCGGTCGAACCCGTCCTGCTCGAGGACCTGCCGGTCGAGGCGGGCGTGCTGGCGTTCGATCCCGAGACGCTCGAGACCGAGGTCGCCTGGTACCCTCGCACGCTCGCGGTCGAGGAGCCGGGAACGCGCATCCTCGAGCGACCTGACGGTGGCTCTCGCGATGGGTCGGCAGCACGCTTCGAGTACGTCGATCCCGAGTGGAAGGCAGAACGACGGCTCGCGATCGCCGAACGCGCCTACGAACGGGGCTGGCGATCGTTCGCCGACACGATGCGGCCCGATTGTCGACACTTCCAGCTTCGCGAACAAGACGGGCAGTTACTCCCTTACTGCGGGGCGAAGGACCACCAGCCGACCGCACGCGAGTGTTCCGGCGACTGTCCCGACTACGAGCCCGAACCACCCGCGTGGCGGACGAAGGGGTGGCCGATCGAGGGTGGGCCCGGAAAGCGATTCAAAAAGCTGCTCGCGGATCGTCGACGGCGACGGCGGCCAGGTCTGGATTCGACGAGCGGCTGA
- a CDS encoding DUF5797 family protein, which produces MTLSDEATERLADVVELQPTKNADLQERWGMESGSEVHQYLENELGDYYFRDDNSLIRATAEAADLVDVEPGIESDPDEEGAPSRIRVPELQARIVEVLAGPDEESESVVSVLHSLREAYDYGDDLEAEDVRSGLQRLRRKDVVEVEYRTVPTFRLAVEREDLEVDVTD; this is translated from the coding sequence ATGACGCTTTCGGACGAGGCCACGGAACGGCTGGCGGACGTGGTGGAACTACAGCCGACGAAAAACGCCGACCTACAGGAACGATGGGGGATGGAAAGCGGTAGCGAGGTCCATCAGTACTTAGAGAACGAACTCGGCGACTACTACTTTCGGGACGACAACAGCCTGATTCGCGCGACGGCCGAGGCAGCCGACCTCGTCGACGTCGAGCCAGGAATCGAGAGCGACCCCGACGAAGAGGGTGCGCCGTCGCGCATCCGCGTCCCAGAACTGCAGGCCCGCATCGTCGAGGTGCTCGCCGGCCCCGACGAGGAGTCCGAGAGCGTCGTTTCGGTCCTGCACTCGCTGCGGGAGGCCTACGACTACGGTGACGACTTAGAGGCCGAGGACGTCCGCTCCGGCCTCCAGCGACTCCGGCGAAAGGACGTCGTCGAGGTAGAGTACCGCACCGTTCCCACGTTCCGACTGGCAGTCGAGCGCGAGGACCTCGAGGTCGACGTCACCGACTGA
- a CDS encoding nascent polypeptide-associated complex protein, with translation MFGGGGGGLDPRKMEQMMKQMGIDVEDIDAEEVIIRTGDHDLVFSDAEVTKMDARGQETYQIIGTPEEFEAGSAGGDAGSDSAIPDDDVDLVATRAGVSEDEARKALEDNDGDLAAAVEDLE, from the coding sequence ATGTTCGGAGGAGGCGGTGGCGGACTCGATCCGCGTAAGATGGAACAGATGATGAAACAGATGGGTATCGACGTCGAGGACATCGACGCCGAGGAGGTCATCATCCGTACGGGCGACCACGACCTCGTCTTCAGCGACGCCGAGGTCACGAAGATGGACGCCCGCGGACAGGAAACCTACCAGATCATCGGCACGCCCGAGGAGTTCGAAGCCGGCAGCGCCGGCGGTGATGCGGGAAGCGATTCGGCGATTCCCGACGACGACGTCGACCTCGTCGCGACCCGCGCCGGCGTCAGCGAGGACGAGGCCCGCAAAGCGCTCGAAGACAACGACGGCGACCTCGCCGCGGCAGTCGAGGACCTCGAGTAG
- a CDS encoding methyltransferase domain-containing protein: MIETDATDDRNPVLLVRGDREFLVQPGEEMGTDLGVLAVPEDVEPGQTLETHLDEEFHVRRLRGPDLFHHFERTGAPMVPRDVGLVIGETGISRGDRVLDAGTGTGVLAASMARAGSEVVTYERNADFADVARENMELGGVADDVDVRTGDVLEEVEDLEPSSFDVLTLDTGDAADVVAHAPDLLVDGGFVAVYSPFIESTREVVETAREVDLADVRTRETIQREMQFDDRGSRPSTAPVGHTGYLTIARNE; this comes from the coding sequence GTGATCGAAACCGACGCGACCGACGACCGCAACCCCGTCCTGCTCGTCCGGGGCGACCGCGAGTTTCTCGTCCAGCCCGGCGAGGAGATGGGGACCGACCTCGGCGTGCTCGCGGTCCCCGAGGATGTCGAACCCGGCCAGACGCTCGAGACGCATCTCGACGAGGAGTTCCACGTTCGGCGGCTTCGCGGCCCGGACCTGTTTCACCACTTCGAGCGCACGGGCGCACCGATGGTTCCCCGCGACGTCGGTCTGGTGATCGGCGAGACGGGCATCTCGCGAGGCGATCGCGTGCTCGACGCCGGCACCGGGACGGGCGTGCTCGCGGCCTCGATGGCACGGGCGGGCTCGGAGGTCGTCACTTACGAGCGAAACGCCGACTTCGCGGATGTCGCCCGCGAGAACATGGAACTGGGGGGCGTCGCGGACGACGTCGACGTCCGGACCGGTGACGTGCTCGAGGAAGTCGAGGACCTCGAGCCCTCGTCGTTCGACGTGCTCACGCTCGATACGGGTGACGCGGCCGACGTCGTGGCTCACGCGCCCGACCTGCTGGTCGACGGCGGCTTCGTCGCGGTCTACAGTCCCTTTATCGAATCGACCCGCGAGGTCGTCGAGACCGCTCGAGAGGTCGACCTCGCGGACGTCCGCACGCGGGAGACGATCCAGCGCGAGATGCAGTTCGACGACCGCGGCTCGAGGCCGTCGACGGCGCCCGTGGGTCACACGGGGTATCTGACGATCGCTCGGAACGAGTAA